Part of the Deltaproteobacteria bacterium genome, CGCGGAGTCGGCGTTTTCCGCGCAGGCGGACAAAAGCGATTCGGCGGCTTCCGTCTTGAGGACCATGTCCGCGATCATTAACTGGACAGCCTGGTGTGTCCCGATCGGCTGACCTGCAATCATCCTTGTCCTGGCATGGTCGACGGCGAGCCCGGTTGCCGATCTGCCGATTCCGGCCGATATGCCGGCAGCTCCGAAGAAGCCCCAGCCTACAACGCTCCTTCCGATAACCTGCATTCCTTCTCCTTCCTTCCCGATGAGGTTGCCGGCGGGAACGCGGCAGTCGTTGAAATACATCTCCCTTGAGGATGTGCTTGTCAGTCCCATTTTCTCTTCCGGCCGGCCGAAGGACAACCCGGGCGCATCTTTCTCGACGAGCAATGTTGACATCCCCTGCGGGCCCTTCTCCGGATTCGTCCGGACGAGAACCAGGTAGACGTCCGCCTCCCCTGCCGATGTAATGAAGAACTTCGTGCCGTTGATGACGTAGTGGCCGTCCTCCTTTGCCGCCTTCGTGGCGATGGCGCCTGCGTTGCTTCCGCTGGCAGGTTCGTGGACGGCGAACGCCCCCAGTGATCGGCCTTCCATCAGCTTCGGCAGCCACGTCTTCTTCAATGTGTCGCCGCCTGCCAGATCTATCGCTTTTCCGACGACTGCGCTGGAAACATAAACGAGGGCCGTCGAGGCGCATCCCTTGGCCAGCTCTGCGACCGTCGCGGCGAAGACGTTTCTCCCGAGTCCCAGTCCTCCTTCCTCTTCGGATACGATCAGTCGGTGAAAGCCCGATTCCCCGAGCGCCAGGATATTCTCCCTGGGAAAGACCCGCCCACGGTCCGTCTCCGCGGCGCGGGGTTTCAGCCGTTCACTTGCGATCCGCCGGGCGGTATCTCTTATCTCTTCCATCTGTGATTTCTCCATGTGGCCACCTCGCTTTTCGATTTTGTGAAGATATTTGCCGCTTTCGGCAACCCTTTCCTTCCTTCCCCGTTGGATAGACAGCGAAGTCCCCGGAATGTTACCGGTAAATATTCGGCTGAAATCCCCCCCCGGTTTGCGCACCCGGCATGAAGCATCCGGTTTGAAACACCTGGAATGAAACGTCTTGCTTTCTTCAACGTCTAATGTAATATAAGAACATTCTAATGCCCTATAAGGAGGGCGCATGGACGCTGACCGCGCGTACGAATGGGCCGAATTGCTCAAGGCATTCGCTCACCCCACGAGGTTGCAGATCCTCGACGAACTGCGCAAGGGAACACGGTGCGTGACGGACATGGAAGATATCCTTCCCGTTTCCCAGGTGAACATTTCCCAGCACCTGACGGTCCTGCGCAACGCGAAGATCGTGGATTTCGCGCAGGAAGGCGCGCTGCGCTGCTACTACCTGAGCCGCCCGAAGCTGGCGGACGGGATCCTCGCCCTGCTTGCCGCCGACTTCCCGGTCATCCGCAAGACGAAGGAGCAGATCGACCGGGAGAAAGAGCGTGCGAAAAAGGAAACGGTGGCGTCCCGTGGCTGAAGATAGCCGTTCCCCCCTTCTGGAGCACGATCCGGCGGAGGCGCCGGTCTTCCTGCCGCG contains:
- a CDS encoding winged helix-turn-helix transcriptional regulator produces the protein MDADRAYEWAELLKAFAHPTRLQILDELRKGTRCVTDMEDILPVSQVNISQHLTVLRNAKIVDFAQEGALRCYYLSRPKLADGILALLAADFPVIRKTKEQIDREKERAKKETVASRG
- a CDS encoding acyl-CoA dehydrogenase family protein yields the protein MEEIRDTARRIASERLKPRAAETDRGRVFPRENILALGESGFHRLIVSEEEGGLGLGRNVFAATVAELAKGCASTALVYVSSAVVGKAIDLAGGDTLKKTWLPKLMEGRSLGAFAVHEPASGSNAGAIATKAAKEDGHYVINGTKFFITSAGEADVYLVLVRTNPEKGPQGMSTLLVEKDAPGLSFGRPEEKMGLTSTSSREMYFNDCRVPAGNLIGKEGEGMQVIGRSVVGWGFFGAAGISAGIGRSATGLAVDHARTRMIAGQPIGTHQAVQLMIADMVLKTEAAESLLSACAENADSAPGTAAINGFKAKLFASEAAVEVTDIAIQVLGGHGYSRDHVVERLFRDARGLTLHFKTSEWLRQDIAKAALTL